AAAAAAATGAAAAACTTAGGGGTATTAGTAAAAGGAATAATAATCGGCTTTATAAGTATTGCTATCCCAGGATTAAGTGCGAGTACAATCGCTATTATCCTAGGCATCTATTACACTATGATAGATTCAATAGCCTCAATTCTTAAAAGTTTTAAGAAAAGTATTATATTTTTAATCTTTTTAGTATTAGGATATTCTATTGGTAGTTTAGGTGGAGCTTTTGTTATTTCAAGTGTTTATAAGGTTTATCCACTTCCATTATTATTATGTATCATTGGTATTATCATTGGTTCATTACCAAAAATGATAAGAGATGTCTTACCATATAAAAAGAAGATATCTAATTGGATGATTTCTATATTAGTAATGGTAGCACTATTTGCATTTTCTTTTGTAGTCAGACAAGGGAAATTAGTCGATTTTTCTGATATGCAAATATATGATTATATCATCCTTGCTGTTGTTGGTTTTGTTACCTCGGTTACATTGGTTGTGCCTGGTGTTGATTTTGCGGTTGTATTAATAGCGTTTGGATATTATTATGCGATTGTTAATGCGATATCAGAAATGATGGTATTAAAGAATCTATTACTTAACGCTAGCGTTTTATTAACATATCTAATTAGTTATGGTCTTGGTGCTTTTTGTTGCTCAAAGATAATTAAAAGATTGATAATGAAACACGAAGAGAGAATGATGTTTGTGAATCTAGGTTTTGTGATGATATCACCTTTTATTGTTATCAAGTCAGCAATAATCGATAATGAGACACAAATCAACATCACATCTGTAACATTATTAATTGGAATATTACTTGCAGTCGCTGGTTTTATTGCGATGATTGTCTTTAATCATTTCGCAAGTCCCACAAATAAAGATAGAGCTCATCAGACAAGACATATGTTTAGATTCTATTTTATGATTTTGTCTCAACCAATTAAAGCTGTTAAGATCTATACAACAATGCGAAAAATGGTAAAGAAGAGAGACTCAATACCATTTGAAGAAAGATACAAGTATTGTATGAAAGTAATTGATGTTGTGAATAAAGGTGGAAGAACTAGACCGGTGTTTGTTGGAGAGGAAAATATACCTGATGAAACAACAATGTTTGTATCTAATCACCAAGGTAGATATGATGGAATTGGTATATATACAAAGCTAAAAGACAAACCAACATCGTTCTTAGCACTTCGCTCAACAATGAATGCACCGATGTATTATGAATTCTTTAAACTGTTAGAGAGTGTATATGTTGATGAAAATGATGTTAGAAGTCATGTATATGCAATAAATAAAATGACAGAGATGTTGAAAGAAGGAAGAAACTTCA
The genomic region above belongs to Clostridiales bacterium and contains:
- a CDS encoding DUF368 domain-containing protein, with translation MKNLGVLVKGIIIGFISIAIPGLSASTIAIILGIYYTMIDSIASILKSFKKSIIFLIFLVLGYSIGSLGGAFVISSVYKVYPLPLLLCIIGIIIGSLPKMIRDVLPYKKKISNWMISILVMVALFAFSFVVRQGKLVDFSDMQIYDYIILAVVGFVTSVTLVVPGVDFAVVLIAFGYYYAIVNAISEMMVLKNLLLNASVLLTYLISYGLGAFCCSKIIKRLIMKHEERMMFVNLGFVMISPFIVIKSAIIDNETQINITSVTLLIGILLAVAGFIAMIVFNHFASPTNKDRAHQTRHMFRFYFMILSQPIKAVKIYTTMRKMVKKRDSIPFEERYKYCMKVIDVVNKGGRTRPVFVGEENIPDETTMFVSNHQGRYDGIGIYTKLKDKPTSFLALRSTMNAPMYYEFFKLLESVYVDENDVRSHVYAINKMTEMLKEGRNFIVFVEGGYTDNRNELQEFKTGALKSAFDAKITITPIVLYDSWKVYGVSSIKLIEPEVHFLKPLKYDDY